In Halococcus agarilyticus, one genomic interval encodes:
- a CDS encoding helix-turn-helix domain-containing protein: MSVIIEIAVPAAEFALGRSLESIESTQFELERMVPTTDAVVPFFWAHDADPAALETTLEADEDVIGVRMLDELDSRTLFRVEWVPDINGLVRSIIEHDAAILEAIGTNDRWEFQLRFPDDTSVSTFRTTLGESDVTFELRRMYNPDDPETDVSGLTPAQRETLLLALEGGYFSIPRETNLVELADELDISDQAVNERMRRGMTKLVAASLTAGSDAE; the protein is encoded by the coding sequence GTGAGCGTCATCATCGAAATCGCGGTGCCGGCGGCGGAGTTCGCGCTCGGTCGATCGCTCGAGAGCATCGAGAGCACGCAGTTCGAACTCGAACGCATGGTGCCGACCACCGACGCGGTCGTCCCGTTTTTCTGGGCGCACGACGCCGACCCCGCGGCGCTCGAAACCACCCTCGAAGCCGACGAGGACGTCATCGGCGTCCGGATGCTCGACGAACTCGACAGCAGAACCCTGTTCCGCGTCGAGTGGGTCCCCGATATCAACGGTCTCGTCCGGAGCATCATCGAGCACGATGCGGCGATCCTCGAAGCGATCGGCACGAACGACCGCTGGGAGTTCCAGCTCCGCTTTCCAGACGATACCAGCGTCTCGACGTTCCGGACGACTCTCGGCGAGTCGGACGTCACCTTCGAGCTCCGGCGGATGTACAACCCCGACGACCCCGAAACCGACGTCTCGGGACTGACGCCCGCCCAGCGCGAGACGCTGTTGCTGGCGCTCGAAGGGGGGTACTTCTCGATTCCCCGCGAGACCAACCTCGTGGAGCTCGCCGACGAGCTCGACATCTCGGACCAGGCGGTCAACGAACGGATGCGCCGGGGGATGACCAAACTCGTCGCGGCGTCGCTGACTGCGGGTTCCGACGCCGAGTGA
- a CDS encoding CbiX/SirB N-terminal domain-containing protein, with protein MPALVIAAHGSHLNPGSHDPAFAHADTIRAAGAFEEVREAFWKEEPSFREVLRTLDSEQIYVVPLFVSEGYFTEQVIPRELRLEEWDVADWNSEGTDADHVTLTAEDVGKTVHYCGPAGTHESMTDVIVQRAESVTGDPDVGEGFGLAVVGHGTKRNENSAKATEYHAERVRETGRFEEVHALFMDEEPEVDDVTEFFESDDVVVVPLFVADGYHTQEDIPEDMGLTDDYREGYDIPTEVDGTRIWYAGAVGTEALMADVLLERAADAGADVGNALDLVRQRTGGTAAAGD; from the coding sequence ATGCCGGCGCTCGTCATCGCCGCCCACGGCTCGCACCTGAATCCCGGCTCGCACGATCCGGCCTTTGCCCACGCCGACACGATCCGCGCGGCCGGCGCGTTCGAGGAGGTTCGCGAGGCGTTCTGGAAGGAAGAGCCCTCCTTTCGCGAGGTGCTCCGCACGCTCGACAGCGAGCAGATCTATGTGGTTCCGCTGTTCGTCTCGGAGGGGTACTTCACCGAGCAGGTCATCCCGCGCGAGCTCCGTCTTGAGGAGTGGGACGTCGCGGACTGGAACTCCGAGGGGACCGACGCCGACCACGTCACGCTCACCGCCGAGGACGTCGGCAAGACGGTTCACTACTGCGGTCCGGCGGGCACGCACGAATCGATGACCGACGTGATCGTCCAGCGCGCCGAAAGCGTCACGGGCGATCCCGATGTCGGCGAGGGATTCGGGCTCGCGGTAGTCGGCCACGGCACGAAACGCAACGAGAACAGCGCGAAGGCCACCGAGTACCACGCCGAGCGGGTCCGCGAGACCGGCCGGTTCGAGGAGGTCCACGCGCTGTTCATGGACGAGGAACCCGAAGTCGACGACGTGACCGAGTTCTTCGAGAGCGATGACGTGGTGGTCGTGCCCCTGTTCGTCGCCGACGGCTATCACACCCAGGAGGACATCCCCGAGGACATGGGGCTGACCGACGATTACCGAGAGGGGTACGACATACCTACCGAAGTCGACGGCACCCGGATCTGGTACGCGGGCGCGGTCGGGACCGAGGCGCTGATGGCCGACGTCCTCCTCGAACGCGCGGCCGACGCCGGCGCGGACGTCGGGAACGCGCTCGACCTGGTTCGACAGCGCACCGGCGGGACTGCGGCGGCGGGCGATTGA
- a CDS encoding DR2241 family protein, which yields MNDAQLHALREAATDGVSCDGLRAERTEDGYTFATPEATHEGLDEAGFDALAEANPWLVSNWHVWADASGARAAYCRWIERADDLGVRERYEALVEGLSREWGQLLVTAELGEDGGRVYELRHVDDANAEPDALALHDDPLDAREIATLDADGRYRPLKTAPTLQRGWRFAALDGRDLVRTVEFFYPATVANWQREREGDLDVTHFRETAERQTGIYDVVDELDPEGVENLARACCVDSQCLKRREWDEDDEAELDAPRGDGEFPCREPCSLVIAAARQWAILESEDSRTYEFELTPSEKTQLEEIVGAVAEGRTDEIREADVGDGANRYRARYLRAKLTDEDGSFENVSGGQ from the coding sequence ATGAACGACGCTCAGTTGCACGCGCTCCGCGAGGCCGCGACCGACGGCGTTTCGTGCGACGGGCTCCGTGCCGAGCGAACCGAGGACGGATACACGTTCGCGACTCCGGAGGCGACCCACGAGGGACTCGACGAGGCGGGGTTCGACGCGCTCGCCGAGGCAAACCCGTGGCTGGTCTCGAACTGGCACGTCTGGGCGGACGCGAGCGGCGCGCGCGCGGCGTACTGCCGGTGGATCGAGCGCGCCGACGACCTCGGCGTGCGCGAGCGCTACGAGGCGCTCGTCGAGGGCCTCTCCAGGGAGTGGGGACAGCTCCTCGTCACCGCCGAACTCGGCGAGGACGGCGGGCGCGTCTACGAGCTCCGCCACGTCGACGACGCCAACGCCGAGCCCGACGCGCTCGCGCTCCACGACGACCCGCTCGATGCCCGCGAGATCGCCACACTCGACGCGGACGGTCGCTACCGACCGCTGAAGACCGCGCCGACGCTCCAGCGGGGCTGGCGGTTCGCGGCGCTCGACGGCCGTGACCTCGTTCGCACTGTGGAGTTCTTCTACCCGGCGACGGTGGCGAACTGGCAGCGCGAGCGCGAGGGCGATCTCGACGTGACGCACTTCCGCGAGACCGCCGAGCGCCAGACCGGGATCTACGACGTAGTCGACGAACTCGATCCCGAAGGGGTCGAGAACCTCGCCCGAGCGTGCTGTGTCGACTCGCAGTGTCTCAAGCGTCGGGAGTGGGACGAGGACGACGAAGCCGAACTCGACGCCCCGCGCGGCGACGGCGAATTCCCCTGCCGGGAGCCGTGCTCGCTCGTGATCGCCGCCGCCCGCCAGTGGGCGATCCTCGAGAGCGAGGACTCGCGCACCTACGAGTTCGAGCTGACGCCGAGCGAGAAGACCCAGCTGGAGGAGATCGTCGGCGCGGTCGCGGAAGGACGGACCGACGAGATCCGCGAGGCCGACGTCGGCGACGGCGCGAACCGGTATCGGGCGCGGTATCTCCGGGCGAAACTGACCGACGAGGACGGCAGCTTCGAGAACGTCTCGGGCGGTCAGTAG
- a CDS encoding MFS transporter has translation MSNGDPDGGAVAGTDHSVRYVAGALVAGVFFGGVGGGVAFPTLPALGDVLGISALLVGLILSANRIVRLVVNTPAGQILDRVGTRRPMLAGFFLQGLAPFGYVLGLNATLVPVLDAGGVFLLSRAVWGVGSAFVFVGAFSTITRVTNPDNRGTWVGYMRGGQSLGFPAGLVLGGLLADTLGYTAAFLAAGGAGLFAFLVAFAVLPNIRPNAGERSGLTDLPRMVRADVRIFTVGAVNFTVRFLFAGVLLSTVVLYAAANAIEIGFLSGAGASGIVMAVGVLFSSVTTVIVGSVSDRLSNRALLTLPALAVFGSGFGLLALVPTLPSTLAGVALIGIGVGGTNPPLLAYLGDISPADDTGKLGGVYNVFGDLGSSAGPLIALPLANVVGFTVEYLLCVALVVLAGVLVAATLFGEDATVSRTAVPGDD, from the coding sequence ATGAGCAACGGCGATCCCGACGGCGGTGCCGTCGCCGGCACCGACCACTCGGTTCGGTACGTCGCGGGAGCGCTCGTCGCAGGGGTGTTCTTCGGTGGAGTCGGCGGCGGCGTCGCCTTTCCCACCCTGCCCGCGCTCGGCGACGTGCTCGGCATCTCGGCGCTGCTGGTCGGGCTGATCCTCTCCGCCAACCGGATCGTCCGGCTCGTGGTCAACACGCCCGCCGGACAGATCCTCGATCGGGTCGGTACTCGTCGGCCGATGCTCGCCGGGTTCTTCCTCCAAGGGCTCGCCCCGTTCGGCTACGTCCTCGGCCTGAACGCGACGCTCGTCCCGGTGCTCGACGCCGGCGGGGTCTTCTTGCTTTCGCGGGCGGTCTGGGGCGTCGGCTCGGCGTTCGTCTTCGTCGGCGCGTTCAGCACCATCACCCGGGTCACGAACCCCGACAACCGCGGGACGTGGGTCGGGTACATGCGCGGCGGCCAGAGCCTCGGCTTCCCCGCGGGTCTCGTGCTCGGCGGGCTCCTCGCCGACACGCTCGGCTACACCGCGGCCTTTCTCGCCGCCGGCGGCGCGGGCCTCTTTGCCTTCCTCGTCGCGTTTGCCGTGCTCCCGAACATCCGACCCAACGCTGGAGAGCGCAGCGGGCTGACCGACCTCCCGCGGATGGTGCGTGCGGACGTCCGGATCTTCACCGTGGGCGCGGTCAACTTCACCGTCAGATTCCTGTTCGCCGGCGTGTTGCTCTCGACGGTGGTGCTCTACGCCGCGGCGAACGCCATCGAGATCGGCTTTCTCAGCGGCGCGGGCGCGAGCGGGATCGTGATGGCCGTCGGCGTGCTCTTCTCCAGTGTGACCACCGTGATCGTCGGCTCGGTCTCCGATCGCCTCTCGAACCGCGCACTCCTGACGCTGCCCGCGCTCGCGGTCTTCGGCTCCGGGTTCGGGCTGCTCGCGCTCGTGCCGACCCTCCCGAGCACGCTCGCCGGCGTCGCGCTCATCGGGATCGGCGTCGGCGGCACCAACCCGCCGCTGCTCGCGTACCTCGGCGACATCAGCCCCGCCGACGACACGGGCAAACTCGGTGGTGTCTACAACGTCTTCGGCGATCTCGGATCGAGCGCCGGCCCGCTGATCGCGCTCCCGCTCGCGAACGTCGTGGGGTTCACCGTCGAGTACCTGCTGTGTGTCGCGCTGGTGGTGCTCGCCGGCGTGCTCGTGGCCGCGACGCTGTTCGGCGAGGACGCCACGGTCTCCCGCACGGCGGTGCCGGGCGACGACTGA
- a CDS encoding DUF7524 family protein, translating to MPETLAIHLNRDRLHSIEAPDSFATADSFVVEIENHGEAAHAHLRLDDGLGEIASLPTGNHYIRTGAVERVPISVHDPGPLTGTLTVATAYGSETHDIEIAVEPTAGKQAVEIDESLIQGSNTTTARSSGAASTTTTASSASRSSTSSSRSTTTRSTAGRSSGLETPGLLAGTALVILIGIGLLFLDGLAMFVGTIAVLGGLVVAGYLLLY from the coding sequence GTGCCTGAGACACTCGCCATCCACCTCAATCGCGATCGCCTGCACTCCATCGAGGCTCCCGACAGCTTTGCAACCGCCGACTCGTTCGTGGTCGAGATCGAGAACCACGGCGAGGCCGCCCACGCCCACCTCCGGCTCGACGACGGGCTCGGGGAGATCGCCTCGCTCCCGACGGGCAACCACTACATCCGAACCGGCGCGGTCGAGCGAGTGCCGATCAGCGTCCACGATCCCGGCCCCCTCACGGGAACGCTCACCGTCGCCACCGCCTACGGCAGCGAGACCCACGATATCGAGATCGCGGTCGAGCCGACCGCCGGCAAGCAGGCCGTCGAGATCGACGAGTCGCTGATCCAGGGGTCCAACACGACCACGGCGCGCTCGTCCGGTGCAGCGAGCACGACCACGACCGCCTCGTCGGCCTCTCGATCGAGCACGTCGAGTTCGCGGTCGACCACGACGCGGTCGACTGCCGGACGGTCGTCGGGTCTCGAAACCCCGGGCCTGCTGGCCGGTACCGCGCTGGTGATCCTGATCGGGATCGGGCTCCTCTTTCTCGACGGGCTCGCGATGTTCGTCGGCACGATCGCGGTGCTCGGCGGGCTCGTGGTTGCGGGCTATCTGCTGCTCTACTGA
- a CDS encoding DUF7563 family protein: MPYCQNCESFVTDQYARVFAPPGIHGVRVCPQCEDKLREGAEVREAHSPRHTND; the protein is encoded by the coding sequence ATGCCATACTGCCAGAACTGCGAGTCGTTCGTGACCGACCAGTACGCGCGGGTGTTCGCACCACCCGGGATACACGGCGTGCGCGTCTGTCCGCAGTGCGAGGACAAACTCCGCGAAGGAGCCGAGGTCCGCGAGGCCCACTCGCCTCGCCACACCAATGACTGA
- a CDS encoding DUF7523 family protein — protein MSLATDTRQAVRRNPFVHTALRAGVLNYAAAARFLDVGETDAVVAALRRYAEDLPEYETATHEARVTMRSGLGIEGGSDSESHEIDDEDDRNGEDALLAVGGAGLVDGGSLTGVLATGDVDARALASALDRLAVADVGVAAAGVAGGALVVAVERRDGPDTVRIVEDALAAVPEPTTRSPTD, from the coding sequence ATGTCCCTCGCAACCGATACCAGGCAAGCGGTCCGGCGGAACCCGTTCGTCCATACTGCACTCCGCGCTGGGGTATTGAACTACGCCGCCGCCGCCCGCTTCCTCGACGTGGGCGAGACCGACGCCGTCGTGGCCGCACTCCGGCGCTACGCCGAGGACCTCCCCGAGTACGAGACCGCAACCCACGAAGCCCGAGTGACGATGCGGAGCGGGCTCGGCATCGAGGGCGGGAGCGACTCCGAGAGCCACGAAATCGACGACGAGGACGACAGGAATGGCGAGGACGCGCTGCTCGCGGTCGGCGGAGCCGGGCTCGTCGACGGCGGCTCGCTGACGGGCGTCCTCGCGACCGGCGACGTCGACGCCCGGGCGCTCGCAAGTGCGCTCGATCGCCTGGCGGTCGCGGACGTCGGCGTCGCCGCGGCGGGCGTCGCGGGCGGGGCCCTGGTCGTGGCGGTCGAGCGCCGCGACGGACCTGACACTGTCCGGATCGTCGAGGACGCGCTGGCAGCGGTTCCCGAGCCGACGACCCGGAGTCCGACGGATTGA
- a CDS encoding class-III pyridoxal-phosphate-dependent aminotransferase yields MDRATAEPRVRGFPGERARDWVDRQHRVAAPSTHVYEFVWDPTAPADGPFCTDVDGNVLMDFTCHVGAAPLGYNNPKIMEPMAEFDLVDPLKIAGHDFYVGSGPADDPDFPGPAGLMERLTDITGEYGMDRVFLSNSGAEAVENAIKICYDGGGSYGITFEGAFHGRTLGALSLNRSKQVYRHDFPEIAGIHDVPFCRDRSCDADSCSCGFFAGDTSQLRRMLSEAAGSVAPDEVAYLIMEPIQGEGGYYPPSEAFASEVAAVCEEYDIALVADEIQSGMGRTGEWWGADHYPIEPDVITAAKGLRVGATISRSDVFPEEEGRLSSTWGAGDILSSMQGALTIDAIREHDLLANATKRGRQFVERVVDADPEPVIDVRGTGLMLALEFDTPEQRDGALERAFEQGLLTLACGHKTLRILPPLDVTEREIDLGATLLLDAIRE; encoded by the coding sequence ATGGACCGCGCTACTGCGGAGCCGCGCGTCCGGGGGTTCCCGGGCGAGCGCGCGAGGGACTGGGTCGATCGCCAGCACCGCGTCGCCGCGCCGAGCACCCACGTCTACGAGTTCGTCTGGGACCCGACCGCCCCCGCTGACGGCCCGTTCTGCACCGACGTCGACGGCAACGTCCTGATGGATTTCACCTGTCACGTCGGGGCCGCACCGCTCGGGTACAACAACCCCAAGATCATGGAGCCGATGGCGGAGTTCGATCTCGTGGATCCACTGAAGATCGCGGGTCACGACTTTTATGTGGGATCGGGACCGGCCGACGATCCCGACTTCCCGGGGCCGGCGGGACTGATGGAGCGACTGACCGACATCACCGGCGAGTACGGGATGGACAGGGTCTTTCTGTCGAACTCCGGCGCGGAGGCGGTCGAGAACGCGATCAAGATCTGCTACGACGGCGGGGGCTCCTACGGCATCACCTTCGAGGGCGCGTTCCACGGCCGAACGCTCGGCGCGCTCTCGCTCAACCGCTCGAAACAGGTCTACCGCCACGACTTTCCCGAAATTGCGGGAATCCACGACGTGCCGTTCTGCCGCGATCGATCCTGTGACGCCGACTCCTGCTCGTGTGGTTTCTTCGCCGGTGACACCTCACAGCTCCGCCGGATGCTGAGTGAGGCCGCCGGCTCGGTCGCGCCCGATGAGGTCGCCTACCTTATCATGGAACCGATCCAGGGCGAGGGCGGGTACTACCCGCCGAGCGAGGCGTTCGCGTCGGAGGTCGCCGCTGTCTGCGAGGAGTACGACATCGCGCTGGTGGCCGACGAGATCCAGTCGGGAATGGGACGAACGGGTGAGTGGTGGGGTGCGGATCACTACCCGATCGAGCCCGACGTCATCACCGCCGCGAAGGGGCTTCGTGTGGGAGCGACGATCTCCCGGTCGGACGTCTTCCCCGAGGAGGAGGGCCGGCTCTCCTCGACGTGGGGCGCGGGCGACATCCTCTCCTCGATGCAGGGCGCGCTCACGATCGACGCCATCCGGGAACACGATCTCCTCGCGAACGCCACCAAGCGGGGTCGCCAGTTCGTCGAGCGCGTCGTCGACGCCGACCCCGAACCCGTGATCGACGTGCGCGGCACGGGCCTGATGCTGGCGCTCGAGTTCGACACTCCCGAGCAGCGTGACGGCGCGCTCGAACGCGCGTTCGAGCAGGGGCTGCTCACGCTGGCCTGCGGTCACAAGACCCTCCGCATCCTCCCGCCGCTCGACGTCACCGAGCGCGAGATCGACCTCGGCGCGACCCTACTACTCGACGCGATCCGGGAGTAG
- the cysS gene encoding cysteine--tRNA ligase has translation MTLRVTNTLSGEQEPFEPQDPDEVLLYVCGLTVYDPAHLGHARLWVHADVMDRWLSYRGYDVRHVENFTDVNEKIVARIGAEGHGDSEAAVARKYIRETLRDMRSLNLKRAEVYPRVSAHVPEIVDLVETLIEKGYAYESSGSVYFDVTAFEDYGKLSNHDIDEIEAQGDPDERGEKRHPADFALWKAGAESPEDLTEHRPADADPLSEPSGETWESPWGEGRPGWHIECSAMSMATLGETLDIHVAGQDIAFPHNENEIAQSEAATGERFARYWLHVRLLETGGEKMSSSLGNYATVEAAVAELGTNALRTFLLSASYGQRQTYSDATVEEATERWERLDRAHERCVAAIDGPDAGAKVEDSELREAVADAREAFETAMDDDFNTREALSALSEIATALNAHLDAEGSYDYRGLRAAVEAFEELGGGVLGLAFSDDDTEGDVRLADELVELVLDVRESERAAGNYDRADALRADLEALGVAIEDTDDGPRFDVEESVESR, from the coding sequence ATGACGCTGCGCGTGACGAACACGCTCTCCGGGGAGCAGGAGCCGTTCGAGCCACAAGATCCCGACGAGGTGCTCCTCTACGTCTGTGGGCTCACGGTGTACGACCCGGCACACCTCGGCCACGCGCGCCTGTGGGTCCACGCCGACGTCATGGACCGCTGGCTCTCCTATCGCGGCTACGACGTGCGCCACGTCGAGAACTTCACCGACGTGAACGAGAAGATCGTCGCGCGGATCGGGGCGGAGGGACACGGCGACTCGGAGGCGGCGGTCGCCCGCAAGTACATCCGCGAGACCCTGCGGGACATGCGCTCGCTCAACCTCAAGCGCGCGGAGGTCTACCCACGGGTCTCGGCGCACGTTCCCGAGATCGTCGACCTCGTGGAGACCCTGATCGAGAAGGGGTACGCCTACGAATCGAGTGGATCAGTGTACTTCGACGTCACGGCCTTCGAGGACTACGGCAAGCTCTCGAACCACGACATCGACGAGATCGAAGCGCAGGGCGATCCCGACGAACGCGGCGAGAAGCGCCACCCCGCCGATTTCGCGCTCTGGAAGGCCGGGGCCGAGTCCCCCGAAGACCTCACGGAGCACCGACCGGCGGACGCCGACCCGCTCTCTGAACCGAGCGGCGAGACGTGGGAGTCGCCGTGGGGCGAGGGCCGGCCCGGGTGGCACATCGAGTGCTCGGCGATGAGCATGGCGACGTTGGGGGAGACCCTCGACATCCACGTCGCCGGTCAGGACATCGCGTTCCCGCACAACGAGAACGAGATCGCCCAGAGCGAGGCCGCCACCGGGGAACGGTTCGCGCGCTACTGGCTCCACGTCCGGCTGCTCGAAACCGGCGGCGAGAAGATGAGTTCGAGCCTCGGGAACTACGCCACCGTCGAGGCGGCGGTCGCGGAGCTCGGCACGAACGCTCTGCGAACGTTCCTGCTTTCTGCGTCGTACGGTCAGCGACAGACCTACAGCGACGCCACCGTCGAGGAGGCCACGGAGCGCTGGGAGCGCCTCGACCGCGCCCACGAGCGGTGCGTCGCGGCCATCGACGGCCCCGACGCGGGGGCGAAGGTCGAGGACAGCGAACTCCGGGAGGCGGTCGCGGACGCTCGGGAGGCCTTCGAGACCGCGATGGACGACGACTTCAACACCCGAGAAGCGCTGTCGGCGCTGTCGGAGATCGCGACCGCTCTCAACGCCCACCTCGACGCGGAGGGGTCCTACGATTACCGGGGACTCAGGGCGGCGGTCGAGGCGTTCGAGGAGCTCGGTGGCGGCGTGCTCGGCCTGGCGTTCAGCGACGACGACACCGAGGGTGACGTGCGCCTCGCCGACGAGCTGGTCGAGCTCGTGCTCGACGTGCGCGAGTCCGAGCGCGCGGCGGGCAACTACGACCGGGCCGACGCCCTTCGGGCCGACCTCGAAGCACTCGGGGTGGCGATCGAGGACACCGACGACGGCCCCCGATTCGACGTTGAGGAGTCGGTCGAATCGCGATAA
- a CDS encoding helix-turn-helix domain-containing protein gives MTVIADITIPSEDFVLGETMRAVPADRIEIEQLVPSSGLALPYFWIEATDADTAEAALGEEPVVEAVTQVDAFDDRVLFRIEWTEDVDSFLANLVAYEVAVLEAVGTDDEWQFQLRFPEYDSLSAFYRAGIEDGVDMELDRVHNPVEAASRSRFGLTTDQKETLTAAYDGGYFSIPRGTTISELGETLGVSDSAVSQRLRRGESSLITATLLTAADTSLSGHRE, from the coding sequence GTGACGGTCATCGCCGATATCACGATCCCGAGCGAGGACTTCGTGTTGGGCGAGACGATGCGGGCCGTGCCGGCCGACCGCATCGAGATCGAACAGCTGGTTCCATCGAGCGGCCTCGCCTTACCTTACTTCTGGATCGAGGCGACGGATGCCGACACTGCGGAAGCCGCACTCGGCGAGGAGCCGGTGGTCGAAGCCGTCACGCAGGTCGATGCGTTCGACGATCGGGTGCTGTTCCGGATCGAGTGGACCGAGGACGTCGACAGTTTCCTCGCCAATCTCGTGGCGTACGAGGTGGCCGTGCTGGAGGCGGTCGGCACCGACGACGAGTGGCAGTTCCAGCTCCGCTTTCCGGAGTACGACTCGCTGTCGGCGTTCTATCGCGCCGGGATCGAGGACGGCGTCGACATGGAACTGGACCGAGTACACAACCCGGTCGAGGCGGCGTCGCGGTCGCGGTTCGGGTTGACGACGGATCAAAAGGAGACACTCACCGCGGCCTACGACGGGGGCTACTTCTCGATTCCCCGCGGAACCACGATCAGCGAACTCGGCGAGACGCTCGGGGTCTCCGACTCGGCGGTGTCACAGCGGCTCCGCCGCGGCGAGTCGTCCCTCATCACGGCGACGCTGCTCACCGCGGCCGACACGTCGCTTTCGGGCCACCGGGAGTGA
- a CDS encoding PadR family transcriptional regulator, with protein sequence MHDLTGFQRDLLYTIAGQDEPHGLAVKDELEEYYETEIHHGRLYPNLDTLVEKGLVEKGQLDRRTNYYDLTRRGRREIEARREWESQYVDV encoded by the coding sequence ATGCACGACCTCACCGGCTTCCAGCGCGACCTGCTGTACACCATCGCGGGCCAGGACGAGCCACACGGTCTCGCGGTCAAGGACGAACTCGAGGAGTACTACGAGACCGAGATCCACCACGGCCGGCTGTACCCGAACCTCGACACGCTCGTCGAGAAGGGACTCGTCGAGAAGGGGCAGCTCGACCGGCGGACCAACTACTACGACCTCACTCGACGAGGGCGGCGCGAGATCGAGGCGAGACGCGAGTGGGAGTCACAGTACGTCGACGTCTGA
- a CDS encoding helix-turn-helix domain-containing protein, whose amino-acid sequence MSPPEPQSLSASTSASTARFAIPAEKFALADLFERVSDARVECEPAVANPDDHALLVVRADGHERSVDAGVRSDPGVGAAERFGERADGWTYRVTWAGRPRRIIRRLVAADVTLLSMRGRGGRWKLRVLAADRDGVAEAHDVLDDLDCAAECRMVSAFDGEGTSHAGLSDEQREALVTAFEAGYYNVPRDATANELAADLGISHQALSERFRRACEHLVETELVFGDTDRL is encoded by the coding sequence GTGAGCCCACCGGAACCGCAGTCCCTCTCGGCGTCCACGAGCGCGAGCACCGCGCGGTTCGCCATCCCGGCCGAGAAGTTCGCGCTCGCCGACCTGTTCGAGCGCGTGTCCGACGCGCGCGTCGAGTGTGAACCCGCGGTCGCCAACCCCGACGACCACGCCCTGCTGGTGGTGCGGGCCGACGGGCACGAGCGGTCGGTCGACGCCGGGGTTCGATCCGATCCGGGCGTCGGGGCGGCCGAGCGGTTCGGCGAGCGTGCGGACGGCTGGACGTACCGAGTGACGTGGGCGGGGCGTCCTCGCCGGATCATTCGGCGGCTCGTCGCCGCGGACGTCACGCTCCTGTCGATGCGAGGGCGGGGCGGCCGGTGGAAGCTCAGAGTGCTGGCCGCCGATCGGGACGGGGTCGCCGAGGCCCACGACGTCCTCGACGATCTCGACTGTGCAGCCGAGTGCCGGATGGTTTCAGCCTTCGACGGCGAGGGGACGAGCCACGCCGGGCTGAGCGACGAGCAGCGAGAGGCGCTCGTCACGGCGTTCGAGGCCGGCTATTACAACGTTCCGCGGGACGCCACGGCGAACGAACTCGCAGCGGACCTCGGCATCAGCCATCAGGCGCTCTCCGAACGGTTCCGGCGCGCGTGCGAGCATCTCGTCGAAACTGAACTCGTTTTCGGCGACACCGATCGTTTGTAA
- a CDS encoding GYD domain-containing protein, with amino-acid sequence MPSYIARIDVNEDEFQNPQELVSVWGTIREDIEGLGGEILQTYVVLGDYDFHLAFEVESGETAFQVSQAIERHGLDTNTMRTLPLERIGELVDDI; translated from the coding sequence ATGCCCAGTTACATCGCCCGCATCGACGTGAACGAGGACGAGTTCCAGAACCCCCAGGAGCTGGTATCGGTCTGGGGAACCATCCGCGAGGACATCGAAGGCCTCGGCGGCGAAATCCTCCAGACGTACGTGGTTCTCGGGGACTACGACTTCCATCTCGCCTTCGAGGTCGAGAGCGGCGAAACGGCGTTTCAAGTCTCGCAGGCCATCGAGCGCCACGGTCTCGACACGAACACGATGCGGACGCTCCCACTGGAACGGATCGGCGAACTCGTCGACGATATCTGA